A window of Ananas comosus cultivar F153 linkage group 4, ASM154086v1, whole genome shotgun sequence contains these coding sequences:
- the LOC109708501 gene encoding uncharacterized protein LOC109708501 has product MASIERFKLGFRSLGREPTSDSSNLNSSDQAHILVPRAPERVISLWTCSKMCALTFAVGVVVGFTLKRRLRQWAVKLLKRLKDD; this is encoded by the exons ATGGCGTCGATTGAGAGATTCAAGCTCGGATTCCGATCTCTAGGGCGAGAACCGACCTCCGATTCCAGCAACTTAAACTCTTCCGATCAAGCTCATATCCTCGTCCCAAGAGCTCCTGA GCGGGTAATATCTTTGTGGACATGTAGCAAGATGTGCGCCCTTACTTTTGCAGTTGGTGTGGTAGTTGGTTTTACGCTAAAGAGGCGGTTGAGACAGTGGGCTGTGAAACTGCTCAAGCGATTGAAGGATGACTAG